The Cloacibacillus sp. DNA window GGCAACCGCGTACAAAATAGATAATATAATCAAACATATTGTGAGATAGATGAATAATGTAAGGGTATGAGGGATTTTATTTCCGATCCTCTCAACCATACCAAAGAATCCGCTGGTTCTCTTATTTTCCGCTAAGATATCCGACATATTATTTCACCATCCTGTTAGAATCATGAATTAAGTCTACAGTGCCAAATCAAGAATAAATTTTCGAAGAGAGATATCTCTCTCCGAAAATTTCTAGTTTATTTATAGATCAATAGGCGTACTTCACTCCAAGCGCTTTGAGCTCCTCTTTTATTTTCTTATATTGGGCCGTGAATTCAGGGCGCACCGTCACTTTATCCATGTCATACACTTCCTGGATCTTGTAACCATAGTGATCTTCAGGGATATGTTTTTCATATTTTTCAAGAAGTTTAAGTGCAATGTCGTTAGCCTCTTCTCTCGTCATACGGTTCTTAAAAGAGGCAAGCGCTGTTTCATGGAACATGCGTGACTCAAGCGGGGTCGCCATGTCGCAGAATTTATTGCGGCAGGTGCCCGCTCCCCAAATGTTCGCTCCCGAAGTCTCAACGGTCAGTGCGTGGGCGGCGGCCTCATAATAAACTAAATCTGTGCCTGGCCCCGCATTTGCAAACAGGCTTTCAAGGAAGATCAGGTTTGAATTGCGAGCAACGGCCTGTGAATTTGCGGAAAGGATCCACAACATTTCTTTACCAGTATTGGTCTGCCACTTCATGTGGAATGGGAAGCAAAGGCTCCACTGTGCCCCATAAAGACAAGCGCCTTGAATGTTATATACCGTCTGGAGTATGGCTGTGGCTTCTACTCCGCCGGCATAACCGCCATATATTGCGCCGCACAGGTTACCAAAGACATTCCCATAGGCGCGATAGTGGAATGATTTATTGAGCATCGCATCATTGGTCGTCAACTCTGTAAGTATTGAAACCATTCGGCCGTCATAGTGTGACGGACGAACCCCCCATTCCTTGTTGGCCGCGGCGATTTGGGCTTGGTCACTCTCTGCCGTGCCAACTGACACTGAATAGATATCGGGCTTACCGACAAGGCGCATCGCATCACGAAGATTCATGGCATGCTCCATCGCTCCAGCAACCTCCGACGGGGAGTTTGAGCGTATTTTAACGCCCATAAAATCCTCCAACAGCGGGGCGCAAAGTCCGTCAATTAAGGGTTCTTTAAGATATGCCATGCATGCCTTTTTATGTATATCGGAACTGTAGCTCATGTCAGGGCTGAAGAGAAAGAACGGGCGGGTCTCTTTATCTTCAACCTTTCTGGCGCCTATTGCACGCTGGTCATGACCGGCGCCAACCATATAGCGAGGCTGGCAGGTGCCAAGGATTTCATCGACTTCTTCTTCTGTAAACTCCATGACGCGGTGCGTGTCCTGGTTATATACTCCCACGCTGATAAAAAACTCTTTTGCTGCATTCCATACAGCATCCGCCATAGTGTCGTCCATATTCACTGCGCTTTTTTTATCCCATACGATGTTGTATTTCTTTATAACTCTCTTCATTTCTGGAATAAAGCGGGTGATGGTATACGTATTCTGGTCTTTGCAAAAAGGCCCTGTCTGTGCTTTATCAAAAACTTCCCACATTCTGAACGTAGACATTTATATTTTCCTCCCAATCAAATACAAATAATATTCCCTGATGCTAGTAACGAATTGAAAGCGTTAGCCAAGGATTTCTTTTAATTTCGCGGCACATTCAAAGGCGTCAAATGACCATACATCAGCGCCGATGCGTTTTGCCCATTCGATGGAAGTAGGAGCTCCGCCTACACAGACGAGATACTTGCCCTTATCTCCTGCTTCAGCAACCATCTTGATAAATTCTTCCTGCCCTGGCATCGTCGTTGTCATTAGAGCCGAAAGCCCGACGACATCCGCCTTTTCTTTCCGCGCTGCTTCCAGATAAGCAACTGGGTCAACGTCAGCTCCAAGATCAATAACTTCGAAGCCATTGGCCTGCAACACTATCCCTACAATGTTTTTACCTATGTCGTGATAGTCGCCCTTGACCGTACCGATGATGACTCTCTTCGCGGCTTTATCATCAGCATTGGCTATCAGATGTCCCTTAAGGACCTCCATTATTTGCATAAAGGCATCGCCAGCAATCATGAGGTCCGGCAGGAAAACTTCAAAGTTCTCAAATTTCTTACCAAGTATCCCCATCTCGTCCGTAAGCCCGTTCATAATATCTCGAGCCTCTGTGCCATCAGCAATAAGCTGTTTTACAAGCGTTACAGCCTCATCGCCCTCTCCGTCAACCATATACTGACGAACCGTTGTTATTGACATCACCACAAACCTCCCAGAATAAATATCAATTAAAACAGGTAGCATCAAAATAACTATCCTTAATAAAACAAGAATAATAAAGTGATATAAAATACGTGTAAAAAGGTAATAAATATGTGTTTTTATAAAATAAAAAAAGCATATAATAGAATTTCTTTTTTATTGCGCAGATAATTGAGTCAGAAGGGACAGTATGAGGCCATAACATCTTGCATAAATGATTTTATAAAGAAGGATAAAATCATAATCTGGTAAATAACTAAATTTTTCAGAAAATAAGTATGCTGCCGCATAACAGCGCAAATCGCCGCTCAGTTAAGGACTGAGCGGCGATTTGCGGATTGTCTTGGCGCGCTTATCTCTCGCTGCTTATTAAATTATCCGGCAGGCCTTTTTTGCTTTCCAGCATGTGACAGCCTCCAAGCTGGTAATAGAGACATTTTTTGCCGCTGCACGGATGGCACGGTTCTTCTCTTACTAGTACAGCGTTCTCGGCGGATCCCAGCGACAAGAAGGAGCATTGTGATTTTCGTGGGCGAAGCAGCGAATTTCCACTGGCAGAGACTCCTATCAAACGTTCCGTGTCGCCGACGCTGACTACTTTTTCCATCAGATCCTGTCGCATGCTTCCCATGCCGGGATAAAATTCTCCGTTGATGTAACGGTTCGCCGGAAGCGCTATTTTGGATTGTATCCATTCTATAAGCATAGCGTGCATCTCATAGAGCGCAATGGAGCCTGTGACATCAAGAAGGTAACCTGTCATTAGACTTCCGGTAGTGGACATTAGGGCGCTTCCAGATTGTTCTAGGGTGCCTCCTATGGTCCATACGGACATGACTATGCGGTCAACGCTCTCATTAACTTCCATGAAGCCTTTGCCAAATATATTTATGGCCTCGTCTTTTGTGAAAGAAAGTATCCTAGCGCTTGGGTTGAAGAGTTTTTCATACCCGTCTTGTTCCCAAAAGTTCATGAATTTGGAGAGGGATTTCTGGTGCTTCTCGCCTTTTTCCATGTAAAAATTTTCCAGGGCGTGCAAATCTACGTCCATGAGGCTGCTTTCATCCATTGTACAAAGGTCATTACCGTAGACTGACTGGCAGATTTTTATTTTCTTCAGTTTTTTTTCCATTTTATTCACAGCCATCAGAAGGTCATCGCTTTAATGAAGCGGTCCTGAAAATCTGAAAGGGAAGACAGTTCGATATACGACATTTTTGCCGCCGTCTTTTTTGTGCGCTCATAAAAATCAACGGAGGCAAGGGCCATTGAGGCGCCCAATCCCGACGTGTTACTGACTCCGCGGATTTTTGTACTGTCTACGTCTGGAATAAGCCCGACGCGGACTGCGCTTTCGATGTTGATATGATTGCCGAAGGCGCCAGCAAGGCAGACCTCGGAGACCTCCTCCGTTGTGATGCCGGCCTTTTCCAGCATTACCTCTACGCCGACCTTTACGGCGCTTACTGCAAGCTGTACCTCTCTTATGTCCTTTTGGGTAAGATAGACGGGGTTTTCCTCGTCGGTGAGGAGCAGCTGCACCATTCCGTTTTTATTGCGTCCCAGCCTGTCTTTAAAGCGGGTGTCCGTGCATTTTTCAGGATATTCAAAGCGGCCGCCTTTGTTGATGACGCCGGTATTGACCAAAAGGGCCACTGCGTCGATGAGTCCTGAGCCACAGAGTCCTGTGGGCGGGACATCCCCTATCGTCTCGCAGCAAAGCTGTCCATCTTTGAACGTGACCTTTTCTATCGCGCCTAGGCTCGCCCTCATGCCATATTGTATGCGCGCGCCTTCAAGGGCCGGCCCCGCGGCCGTAGCACAGCAGTATAGCGCCTGCGCGTTGCCGATGACTATCTCGTTATTTGTCCCTATATCGACTAGCAGCCTTATTTCATTTGAGGCGTCTATATCAAGCGCTGCGACTCCAGCTACTATGTCCGCTCCGACATAGCCCGCCACATTCGGCAGCATTTTGATAGTTCCGTTTTCGCTTATTTCTATGCCTATCTGAGACGCCTTAAAGGGCGGGTAAAGCGAAAAGGCTGGTGCATAGGGGCTCCTGCCGATGCTTTCGGGAGAGACGCCGACAAAGAGGTGTTCCATTACGGTGTTGGCTGCGATAACGATTTCTGTGACGGCGCAGCGTTTGATACCGTTTCTATGAACAAGCGTCCCAACTGCTTTATTCATATCGTCCGTTATAATTTTTTGTATGCGTTCAAGAGCGCCCTGTTCGGACGAAGAGTAGGCTATCCTTGAGATGACATCGTCGCCAAAGGTCACCTGAGGATTCAGAAATGAAATTTTGTCGGTCTCTTTATGTTCGTTAAGGTCATAGAGACAGCAGACTACCGTCGTTGTGCCAATGTCAACGGATATGCCGTAGCCTGCAGAGTCAGGCCTCCATTCGGAGATGCTCCCTGAAAAGCCCTCCAGTATGCGGTGGCCGTCTGACGCAGCTCTGTCTACTACATAGACTGTGCCGCTTTTTTGCACGGCAGAACAACAGGAGAGACGGATGCCGGCCTCAACCTCATCACTCGAAAAGAAGTTTTTCTCTGTCTCCGTTATTTGCCCAAGAATATCTTTGTCTTTGACCATGACGCGACATTTGCCGCACACCCCGGCTCCACCGCAGTGGCGGTCTATTTTTACACCGGCTGATGCCGCGACATCAAAGAGCATCCGGCCTTTTGGCGCTGTGGCCTCAATTCCGTCTGGAAGAAATTTTATTGTTACCTTTTCCGAAGATTCCATTATGACCATCCCTTTGCAAACTCGAGCACTTCGTCTCCTATAAGGCCGTTTCTGTAGTCGCTGATGGCCTCTGCTATTATTATAAGCCCTCTCTCGGCCTCCTCGTCGGAGATAACAAGCGGAGGCTGGATCCTCAGTACGTTGTCGCTGAGAAATGTCAGGATGAGGCCTCTCTGCCAGCAGCGATAGCAGATTTTTGCGCAGGCGTTCCTGTCAGGAGAACCGTCCGTCTTTATTATATCCTGACCGATGGTGAGTCCAAGCCCTCTGGTCTCTCCAAGTTCAGGGATGTCACGCTTCATCTCTTCAAGGCGCTCCATTATTTTTTGTCCCAGAAGACGGCTTCTTGCAATAAGTCCCTCATCTTCTATCACTTCTATGGTGGCAAGGGCGGCGCGGCAGCAAACGGCGTTTGCGGCAAGCGTGAAACAGTGTCCTGGGTCTGTCAGGGAATCGGCTATTTCTTCACGCATGATGATGGCGCTGAGCGGCATGCCCGACGCAAGAGATTTTGAAACGGCTATCATATCCGGCTCCACACCGAAATGTTCTATGGCAAACCATTTTCCGGTGCGTCCCATTCCCTGCTGTACTTCGTCTGAGACAAGCAGTATGCCGTGCCTGCGGCAAAGCTCGGCAAGCGCTTCCACATAGCGTTTCGCGGGAACGGCTATGCCGACGTCGCCTCCGATCGGCTCAAAGAGAACGGCCGCAACCTCTTCTGGAGGAAGATAAAGCGCGAAGGCGTGTTCTATCTCTTTCAGGCAGTGAAGCTGACACGTGTGCGGCTCTTCTTTCCACTGGCAGCGCGCGCACTGAGGGTAGGAAAAGTGGTGGAAACCAGGCAGCATGGGGCCGATGCCTCGCCTCATGCCAAGACATATTGCGGAAGCTGAAAGCGCTCCGTAGGTGCTGCCATGATAGGCGGTTTCAAATGAGATTATTTCACTGCGTCCCGTGAATTTTCTGGCAAATTTTACAGCTCCGTCAATGGAGTCCGAACCGGAAAGTCCATACGCGACCTTCTTAGTAAAGCCGCCTGGCGTGATATTGACAAGTTTTTCGGCAAGCTCTACCGCGGATTCTTCATACATATACCCGATGGTATAACAAAGCAGTTCATCCGCCTGTTTTTTTATTGCCTCTACAATTTTAGGATGGCATGTTCCTGTGTTAAGAGAGGCTGCACCGGCGGAGAAATCTATATATTGATTGCCATCAGCGTCTTTCAGCAGCGCGCCTGAACCGGACCGAACGGCAAAGGGATAGTACGGAGAACGTGAACACGGAGATATGACCTTCTTGTCGCGCGCAACTATCTCCAAAGAATGTTTGATGTTGGTGTACATATAGGCAGCCATCCTTTCAAATTTCAACAAGGGACGAAGATGATTTATATCTTCTCCGTCCCAGTTTGAATTTAAATATTTAAAACCTAGCGTGTATTTGTCTATCCAATCTCCGCGTTAGGCTGTTGCGTCGGCCTCCTCAGGTGGGAAGACCAAAGCTGTACGCTTCTCAATTTTGTCGGCCTTATCCTTGCCCCAATAATTCCCTATGCCAAGGTAGGAGATGATTATAGCAACGAACGGGTTTAGATAATTGAGGAAACAATACGGCGCGTACGAAAGGGTCGGAACGCCTAGGGCTCCAGATTGGAACGCTCCGCACCCAGTCCAGGGGACAAGGACCGCCGTCATAGTTCCACAGTCTTCCAACGTTCTGGAAAGCATCCTCGGAGAGAGCTCCGTTCTGGCGACGGCCGTTTTGAACATGCGGCCGGGAACCACTATCGCAAGGTACTGGTCACCGAGGAAGACGTTGCTGACGAAGCAGGAGGAGACGACAAGCGTTACGAAACCGCCGACTGTACGGACTCTGTAGAGCAGCGGGTTAAGAAGAACATCCAGATAATGGCAGCTTTCCATAACTCCGCCAAGAACAAGGGCGATCATGATAAGAGAAAGTGACCACATCATACTGTCCAGGCCGCCTCTGTTGAGGAGTTCCGTGACAAGAGAGCTGACTTCATGCGCCGCCTGCGGCGTGACGCCTGCTATGCCCAGTTCATTCATCAGTGCTGGCAGTCCCTCTGTGGCCGCCTCTGAGAGTTTTGTAGCTACCGTGGATTCGTAGCCGTAATGGATCGCGCCAAGGGCGTCCGCAAGGCTCTTTCCCTGAAGCATCGCAAGTCCTGAGGCCGCCGCAGTACCCGCTATCATGCTCGGGAGGGCCGGGCATTTCATGACGGCCAGAACCAGGACTATTATCGGAGGAACAGCTACATACAGCGGGTTGATGGAAAACTCGGCGGCGATTATTTTCTGGAATGCCTCTATGCGGCTTGCGTCGAAAGAAGACGCGGAATCGGTGGCGTATCCAAATCCCAGCACTATTGTAATAATCACCACGATTACGTAAGTTGGAATGGTGGTCCACATCATCGCCTGGATATGGTCAAAAAGATTTGAACCGGAAACGGCCGGGGCCAGATTGGTCGTATCCGAAAGGGGGGACATTTTATCTCCAAAGTATGCTCCAGAGATGATGACTCCGGCTGTAAGCGGAGCTGGGATGCCAAGACCGGCCGCTATGCCGATGAGAGCGACTCCGACCGTACCGCCTACGCCCCATGAAGACCCTGTTGCTACAGAAATTATCGAACAGATAATCAACGAAGCTGTCAGAAAAATGCCGGGAGAAAGGACATCAAATCCATAATAAATAAGCCCTGGCACGACTCCGGCCTGCACCCATGAACCTACAAGCATACCTATCGCTATAAGGATGAGCAGCGCTCCTATTGAGGACGATATCGCGTTGCAAATAGCAATCTCCATATCTTCCCAAGTAATACCTACAATAAATTTTCCGACGAGAGCCGCAACGGTTGCTGCGAGGGCGATGGGTACGTGTGCGTCCAATTTTAGTCCAAGAAGACCAAAACTGATTATTGCTGCGATGATGACAAAAGTTACCAAAGCAATTGCGAAACTGGGCCTTGTTTTGCTGTTACCGTGATCCATGATAATTCAACCCCTCTATTTAAATATGTTTCTGTGAAACCAATTAATTTAATGAGGCATAAAATATCTGAGATGTTTTGGTGCTGAAAGTGGTATTTAAAGTGACAGACAAAAAAGCATGATACATAACAAGGGAAGGCGGCTGCGTTCTTAAGACGCCTTCCCCCGTACTGCAACTGATACAGCCTGGTTCATATAACTATTGTGTTGGCTGGTTACATCCTTTTTTCGATTTCTTTAATAAGAGCGTCAGGAGTCGGCGTTATATTATCGAAAACGACTTCATTGTTTATCAAAAGAGTAGGCAGCGTCGCAACGCCAAGAGCCATTGTGCGTTTGATTCCTGCGGCGCTTTTGATGAGAGATTCTCTCCATACCAGCTTATCGCCGTAAATCGGCGCCACATTCTTAACTGCCTCGCACATGTACTGGCAGGGGGCACAGCCTTCTGAGTCAAGCGTTACTATTTCGATAAAGACCTTTCCAGGTTCGATCTTGACATCTTCAATGAGCTCGCCTGATTCTTCAGCCTGATTGAGGGCCTCTTCCAGAGACAGGAATCCTGAGGTCTTGAGCGGTTCTTCACCCTTCGCCATATAGTTTCCGATAGCTTCGAGATTGTAGAAGGGCGTGTCGTACGGAAGGTCGCATCCGGGAGAGAGTATGTAGCCTCTCTTGCCGCCGATCTCTACCCTCTTCTTGATATCTTCAACGCACTCAAGCGGGGACCCGAAAAGAAGCGTAGTGGTAAGCGGGATGTTGCCTTCAAACGCCACATGGTACTTATCGGCAAGATCCTTTACATGCTGAAGATCGACCTGCTCGTCAAACGCTATGGCGTCGGGCGCGCTCTTCATCATAAGTTCGATGTTCTTCGTAGCGTTACCGCAGCAGAAGAGGGTAACGATTCCGCCTTTACCATGCACTTCGTCAATGACGGGTTTTACATAGGGAGCGACAAAAGCCTCGAAATGTTTAGGGGCTATCTGGCTTGTCATGGGATCGACGACAGCTATTACATGAGCCCCGGTCTCCATGTACCATTCGCCCATGCGTCTTGTGATCTCAGCGCAGTATTTGAGGACTTTGTGCGCTTCGTCGGGTTTTTTCATCATATCCATAATGAAGGCGGAACCGCGCAGATGGAGCGCCAAAGTAAACGGACCACAGCAGAGGGCAAAAACGGCCTTCTCATCGCCTATTTTTTCCACAAGTTTTCTGGTAGCCGCAAAGAACATAGGCAGACGTCCCTTGTCCTTCGTAAACTCAGGAAGATCTTCCAGCGTCTTACCCTGTGAGAGAACATGTCCCGTCACTGCGGGTGGGTTATTTTTGCACCAGTTCAACGTGCAGCTAAGGACCTCGGCTTCGGCCTGAAGGTCGAACGCCGAACATACGCCGTCCGCGTTATAGCGCTCCGCGGCAGTCATTACAGCCTCGACCAGTACGTCTTCATCCTTAAGCAATATTTCTGCGTCTGAACCGATCAATTTTGCGACATGTACCCCTGTAAAGGGCACCCACGGGACTCTATCCACCTCTTCAAAACGTAGAGCTTTCAAAACTCTTTCTTTTCCGTTCATGAATTCACCCCATCCAATAATTTTTTAGTTACTGAAATTTGGCAGATATAAGAAAAGACCATGCAAAGAGACGACTCCTCCCTTTGCATGGATCTTCAGTTTATATTAATATGCGTACTCTACACCCAGCTTATTGAGTTCGTCTCTCATACGGTTGTACTGATCGAGGAACTCCTGACGCGGCGCAAGTTTCTCCATGTCGTACACTTCCTGTATCGTCTTGCCGTAGTTATCGATAGGAATAAGTTTCTCATACTTCTCCATAAGCTTCTGGCATATTTCATTTGCCTGAGCTCTTGTAAGACGCATCTTGAATGACGCTTCAGATGTCTCATGATAGAAACGTCCCTCAAGCGGGGTCGCCATGTCGGTGAACTTATTGCGGCAGGTGGCTGCGCCCCACGGATTTCCGCCGGAAGACTCTGTGGCGATCGCGTGGTTCGCGCATTCCCAGTAGAGCTGCTCTGTGGCGGGGCCGGCGTTTGCAAAGAGGTTGTTGAGGAAGATAAGGTTTGAATTGCGTGACATCGCCTGGCTCAGCACACTCTGGAGCCAGAGAAGTTCCCTTGTCGTCGTTGACTGCCACTTCAGATGGAAGGGGAAATTCAGTGCCCAGCATGAACCGTAGAGGCATGCGCCTTCGATGTTATAGGCCGTTTGGAGGATCAGTGTACCTTCAGTGCCGCCGGCATGGCCGCCGTAGATGGCTCCGCAAAGGTTGCCGAATACGTTGCCGTATGAACGGTAATGGAGGGACTTATTGAGCATCGCATTGTTGGTGGTCATTTCTGTAAGGATAGAGACCATGCGGCCGTCAAGGTGTGACTGACGTACTCCCCATTCTGGGTTTCCGGCTGCGATCTGAGCCTGCGCTGATTCCGCCGTACCAACAGAAACAGTCCAAACGTCAGGGCGTCCAACGAGGCGCTGCGCGTCTCTTAAGTTCATCGCATGTTCCATAGCGGCTGCAACTTCGGTCGGGCTCTGTGACGTAGCCTTGCGGCCCATGAAGTCTTCAAGCAGAGGTGCGCATAGACCGTCAAGAAGGGGTTCCTTCAGGTAAGCCATGCAGGCCTTCTTATGGATATCGGTGCTGAAGTTGGCGTCGGGGCTGAAGAGATGGAAGGGACGGCGCTCTTTATCTTCTATTCCGCGAACCTGGAGCCAACGCTGATCATGGCCTGCGCCGATCATGTACTTCGGGCGCTTTGTGTAAAGCACTTCGTTGACTTCGCGTTCTGTAAACTTCATTACGCGGTGGGTATCCTGGTTATAAACGCCAACGGAAACAAAGAAATCTTTTGCAGCTTCCCACACTCTGTCGGCCAGAGCGTCGTCGCAGTTAACTATTGTTTTGCCATCATATTTGATATCATGCTCTTTGATGACCCTCTTCATATTAGGAATGAAGCTCTTGATCATCCACTCGCTCTGATCTTTGTAGAAGGGGCCGTTATCAGCCTTTGCAAATACTTCCCACATTCTGAATGTTGACATTATTATTCCTCCGTTATCCTGTTTAAATTAGCCAAGAAGCTTTTTCAGTTTTGCCGCGCATTCAAACGCGTCAAATGACCACACATCGGCTCCGATACGCTCCGCCCATTCGACAGAGGTCGGCGCGCCGCCGACGCACACAAGGTATTTGCCATTATCGCCAGAGTCTTTGATCATTTTTATAAATTCTTCCTGTCCAGGCATTGTGGTTGTCATAAGAGCGGACAGTCCAACAACATCGGCCTTTTCTTTGCGCGCCGCGTCAAGGTAAGCGACGGGGTCTACGTCTGCACCAAGGTCGATGACGTTGAAGCCGTTTGCCTGAAGGACTATACCCACGATATTCTTACCGATGTCGTGATAGTCGCCCTTTACTGTACCAATGATGACTGTAGCAGCCTTCTTGTCGCCAGGGGCTGCAACAAGGTGCTCTTTGAGAACATCCATGATCTGCATGAACGCGTCGCCCGCGATCATAAGGTCGGGAAGGAAGACTTCAAAGTTTTCAAACTTCTTTCCAAGTTCTCCCATTTCATCTGTGAGACCGGTCATGATATCCTGTGCCGGTGTTCCCTTTGCGAGAAGCTCGTTGACGAGAGCTACCGCCGCGTCTCCTTCTCCGTCTACCATGTACTGCTGAATCTGAGCTATTGACATTAACAACTACCTCCATACGTTTAAATTTAAATTTTGAATCATTGATTTTCGCTAACAACATCAATTTATCATGTGGGGGTAAAATGAATGCAAAAGGAGCCTGGGATGCAATAGGTAAAAATTTTATCACCCGCAAATTGCCGTAATTTTTTTGCAGATAACATCCAAACAGCAGACAAGATTTTCAACATTCCAAGTAATTCCAAAGCCTCATCACCTGCGGTACCTCGCAAAATTAACAATTTATCGGACATAAGGCTATCCAGAAAACATTTTATTGTGTATCATATTTTCAAATGGAGATGAATTGAATGCAATCAGACCGAGGAAAAAGTATGGTAAATGATATTTATATATCACTAAAACAGGATATTCTCTGGCTTCGTTTAAAGCCAAAAACTATGCTGACCGAATCTCTGTTGGCGGATATTTACAAAACTAGCAAAACGCCTATACGCGAGGCACTTTCAATGCTCGTCAGGGACGAACTCGTCAGTATCTTTCCAAGAAAAGGATACATGGTAACGGACGTTTCTCTTACTGATATGCGTGACATGCATCAATACCGCTACATACTTGAAAATGCCAATCTGGTCTACGCGGTAAAGAACGCTACACAGGAACAGCTGGAGCATCTTGACGCGCTGGCAGAAAAAGATCGCTACTACACAGAAGAAGTACCCCATTTTTCAAAAGAGGCAATGTCAAACAACGCCTTTCATTTTTACCTTGCTGAAATGACTGGAAATAGAATATTGCTTAAACAGCTGACTGATACCCTTGAAAAACTCCAACGCATAATGTATTTTGTCGCAGAAAAAAACTATATGTTTAGAGGCTGCGAGGAGCATCATCAGCTGGTAAGACATATTGCAAACAAAGAATTAGAAAAAGCTCAGATAGTTCTGCACCATCACATAAGCGAAGTTCTGGAACACATCTCCCAGGCTCGCGCCATTTCTAAATTATTTTAATGCAGCATTCGTCATAATATGTCTATAAAGTAGTAGCGGCTCTTTTGCGCCTATGCCCATGTGATTTCGCGTGTTCCACGTAAGCGATGAAAGACCGCCGTTTGTCAGAAACAGCATATCAATGCCGCTTGCTTTCCCCACTACGTCATACATATTAATAAAAAAGCGCATGCATGAGTTCGGGGCGGCTTGCGCACTTTACTATTTTCTC harbors:
- the nhaC gene encoding Na+/H+ antiporter NhaC, which encodes MDHGNSKTRPSFAIALVTFVIIAAIISFGLLGLKLDAHVPIALAATVAALVGKFIVGITWEDMEIAICNAISSSIGALLILIAIGMLVGSWVQAGVVPGLIYYGFDVLSPGIFLTASLIICSIISVATGSSWGVGGTVGVALIGIAAGLGIPAPLTAGVIISGAYFGDKMSPLSDTTNLAPAVSGSNLFDHIQAMMWTTIPTYVIVVIITIVLGFGYATDSASSFDASRIEAFQKIIAAEFSINPLYVAVPPIIVLVLAVMKCPALPSMIAGTAAASGLAMLQGKSLADALGAIHYGYESTVATKLSEAATEGLPALMNELGIAGVTPQAAHEVSSLVTELLNRGGLDSMMWSLSLIMIALVLGGVMESCHYLDVLLNPLLYRVRTVGGFVTLVVSSCFVSNVFLGDQYLAIVVPGRMFKTAVARTELSPRMLSRTLEDCGTMTAVLVPWTGCGAFQSGALGVPTLSYAPYCFLNYLNPFVAIIISYLGIGNYWGKDKADKIEKRTALVFPPEEADATA
- a CDS encoding monomethylamine:corrinoid methyltransferase, with product MSTFRMWEVFDKAQTGPFCKDQNTYTITRFIPEMKRVIKKYNIVWDKKSAVNMDDTMADAVWNAAKEFFISVGVYNQDTHRVMEFTEEEVDEILGTCQPRYMVGAGHDQRAIGARKVEDKETRPFFLFSPDMSYSSDIHKKACMAYLKEPLIDGLCAPLLEDFMGVKIRSNSPSEVAGAMEHAMNLRDAMRLVGKPDIYSVSVGTAESDQAQIAAANKEWGVRPSHYDGRMVSILTELTTNDAMLNKSFHYRAYGNVFGNLCGAIYGGYAGGVEATAILQTVYNIQGACLYGAQWSLCFPFHMKWQTNTGKEMLWILSANSQAVARNSNLIFLESLFANAGPGTDLVYYEAAAHALTVETSGANIWGAGTCRNKFCDMATPLESRMFHETALASFKNRMTREEANDIALKLLEKYEKHIPEDHYGYKIQEVYDMDKVTVRPEFTAQYKKIKEELKALGVKYAY
- a CDS encoding uroporphyrinogen decarboxylase family protein, which encodes MNGKERVLKALRFEEVDRVPWVPFTGVHVAKLIGSDAEILLKDEDVLVEAVMTAAERYNADGVCSAFDLQAEAEVLSCTLNWCKNNPPAVTGHVLSQGKTLEDLPEFTKDKGRLPMFFAATRKLVEKIGDEKAVFALCCGPFTLALHLRGSAFIMDMMKKPDEAHKVLKYCAEITRRMGEWYMETGAHVIAVVDPMTSQIAPKHFEAFVAPYVKPVIDEVHGKGGIVTLFCCGNATKNIELMMKSAPDAIAFDEQVDLQHVKDLADKYHVAFEGNIPLTTTLLFGSPLECVEDIKKRVEIGGKRGYILSPGCDLPYDTPFYNLEAIGNYMAKGEEPLKTSGFLSLEEALNQAEESGELIEDVKIEPGKVFIEIVTLDSEGCAPCQYMCEAVKNVAPIYGDKLVWRESLIKSAAGIKRTMALGVATLPTLLINNEVVFDNITPTPDALIKEIEKRM
- a CDS encoding ASKHA domain-containing protein, with translation MESSEKVTIKFLPDGIEATAPKGRMLFDVAASAGVKIDRHCGGAGVCGKCRVMVKDKDILGQITETEKNFFSSDEVEAGIRLSCCSAVQKSGTVYVVDRAASDGHRILEGFSGSISEWRPDSAGYGISVDIGTTTVVCCLYDLNEHKETDKISFLNPQVTFGDDVISRIAYSSSEQGALERIQKIITDDMNKAVGTLVHRNGIKRCAVTEIVIAANTVMEHLFVGVSPESIGRSPYAPAFSLYPPFKASQIGIEISENGTIKMLPNVAGYVGADIVAGVAALDIDASNEIRLLVDIGTNNEIVIGNAQALYCCATAAGPALEGARIQYGMRASLGAIEKVTFKDGQLCCETIGDVPPTGLCGSGLIDAVALLVNTGVINKGGRFEYPEKCTDTRFKDRLGRNKNGMVQLLLTDEENPVYLTQKDIREVQLAVSAVKVGVEVMLEKAGITTEEVSEVCLAGAFGNHINIESAVRVGLIPDVDSTKIRGVSNTSGLGASMALASVDFYERTKKTAAKMSYIELSSLSDFQDRFIKAMTF
- a CDS encoding aminotransferase class III-fold pyridoxal phosphate-dependent enzyme, with protein sequence MYTNIKHSLEIVARDKKVISPCSRSPYYPFAVRSGSGALLKDADGNQYIDFSAGAASLNTGTCHPKIVEAIKKQADELLCYTIGYMYEESAVELAEKLVNITPGGFTKKVAYGLSGSDSIDGAVKFARKFTGRSEIISFETAYHGSTYGALSASAICLGMRRGIGPMLPGFHHFSYPQCARCQWKEEPHTCQLHCLKEIEHAFALYLPPEEVAAVLFEPIGGDVGIAVPAKRYVEALAELCRRHGILLVSDEVQQGMGRTGKWFAIEHFGVEPDMIAVSKSLASGMPLSAIIMREEIADSLTDPGHCFTLAANAVCCRAALATIEVIEDEGLIARSRLLGQKIMERLEEMKRDIPELGETRGLGLTIGQDIIKTDGSPDRNACAKICYRCWQRGLILTFLSDNVLRIQPPLVISDEEAERGLIIIAEAISDYRNGLIGDEVLEFAKGWS
- a CDS encoding corrinoid protein, giving the protein MSITTVRQYMVDGEGDEAVTLVKQLIADGTEARDIMNGLTDEMGILGKKFENFEVFLPDLMIAGDAFMQIMEVLKGHLIANADDKAAKRVIIGTVKGDYHDIGKNIVGIVLQANGFEVIDLGADVDPVAYLEAARKEKADVVGLSALMTTTMPGQEEFIKMVAEAGDKGKYLVCVGGAPTSIEWAKRIGADVWSFDAFECAAKLKEILG